The following are from one region of the Vibrio hyugaensis genome:
- the torC gene encoding pentaheme c-type cytochrome TorC → MKSLIIKLWRTMTRPAVHISLGVLTMGGFIAGVIFWGGFNTALEATNTEEFCISCHTMRDNVYVELQDTVHWKNHSGVRATCPDCHVPHNWTDKIARKMQASKEVFAQVFGNYDEPGVFEERRIELAKHEWDRFSANKSLECKNCHNYDSMDFEQMSPTARIQMKQAAEKDQSCVDCHKGIAHKLPAGMDSIGGIVGDLEGMASNTDYGVGQELVSVRHLPIYFDDKGAKEAGLLNPASTVKVLEEKGDYVEIEIDGWRKAKGFGRVIQEDFGKNIAVASLLKDAATDADVVTAGEKKVDELTGLPWEKVAAKVWIKKESMLNDITPVWEKSAEAYKTNCSVCHTQPAEAHFDANTWPGMFDGMLAFVNLDTDSEALILKYLQKHSSDYAEGHH, encoded by the coding sequence ATGAAATCATTAATCATTAAACTGTGGCGTACTATGACGCGCCCGGCAGTTCATATCAGCCTTGGTGTGCTGACTATGGGCGGTTTCATCGCTGGTGTTATTTTCTGGGGTGGCTTTAACACAGCCCTAGAAGCAACCAACACAGAAGAATTCTGTATCAGCTGTCACACAATGCGTGACAACGTATACGTTGAACTACAAGACACTGTTCACTGGAAAAACCACTCTGGTGTTCGTGCAACTTGTCCTGACTGTCACGTTCCTCATAACTGGACAGATAAGATCGCTCGTAAAATGCAAGCGTCTAAAGAAGTATTTGCACAAGTATTTGGTAACTACGATGAACCAGGTGTTTTTGAAGAGCGCCGTATCGAACTTGCTAAACACGAATGGGATCGTTTCTCTGCAAACAAATCTCTAGAGTGTAAAAACTGTCACAACTACGACTCTATGGATTTCGAGCAAATGTCTCCAACAGCTCGCATCCAAATGAAACAAGCTGCTGAAAAAGATCAGAGCTGTGTTGACTGTCACAAAGGCATCGCGCACAAACTTCCAGCTGGTATGGACAGCATCGGTGGTATTGTTGGTGACCTAGAAGGTATGGCATCTAACACAGATTACGGTGTAGGTCAGGAGCTAGTAAGTGTTCGTCACTTACCAATCTACTTCGACGATAAAGGTGCGAAAGAAGCAGGTCTTCTAAACCCAGCATCAACAGTGAAAGTTCTTGAAGAAAAAGGCGACTACGTTGAAATCGAAATCGACGGCTGGCGTAAAGCGAAAGGCTTTGGTCGTGTAATCCAAGAAGACTTCGGTAAAAACATCGCAGTAGCTTCTCTACTTAAAGACGCTGCAACAGACGCTGACGTTGTAACGGCTGGTGAGAAGAAAGTGGATGAGCTAACAGGTCTTCCTTGGGAAAAAGTGGCTGCGAAAGTATGGATCAAGAAAGAATCTATGCTGAACGACATCACGCCTGTATGGGAAAAATCAGCAGAAGCATACAAAACAAACTGTTCAGTATGTCACACACAACCAGCTGAAGCGCACTTCGATGCGAATACATGGCCAGGTATGTTTGACGGTATGCTAGCGTTCGTTAACCTAGATACAGACAGTGAAGCACTGATCTTGAAGTACCTACAGAAGCACTCTTCAGATTATGCTGAAGGCCACCACTAA
- the torE gene encoding trimethylamine N-oxide reductase system protein TorE — MSDVNKIESGEKRSLEWKSFLFIAVVLFPILSVAFVGGYGFIVWALQVFFFGPPGAHGM; from the coding sequence ATGAGTGATGTTAACAAAATTGAGAGTGGCGAAAAACGCTCACTGGAGTGGAAGTCTTTCCTCTTCATTGCAGTTGTTCTCTTCCCAATTCTGAGTGTGGCTTTCGTAGGTGGCTACGGATTTATTGTTTGGGCACTTCAAGTGTTCTTCTTTGGTCCCCCAGGTGCGCACGGCATGTAA
- a CDS encoding ABC transporter permease → MNQVVDINWFELALFSLILIVPFAINARYKLGIAKDTAISVARMTVQLLLVGVYLEYLFKLNSLTVNLVWLLVMIVVGASSIVGKANLPKRPLMLPLITGLTCSLFPLLAGIILGLVKPVPFYNAQYLIPLAGMLLGNSLSSNIVALQNLFTAFEQRKSEYEAAISLGASPKYASFPFLQEALRKSLAPILASMATTGLVTLPGMMTGQILGGASPMVAIKYQLVIMLAIFVMLSVSVAITLEMTLSCVQTREGRVKVKFINKD, encoded by the coding sequence ATGAATCAAGTTGTAGATATTAATTGGTTTGAGCTCGCACTTTTTAGTTTGATCCTTATCGTTCCCTTTGCCATTAATGCTCGATACAAATTAGGCATAGCCAAAGACACTGCCATCAGTGTTGCCCGTATGACCGTACAACTGCTCTTAGTGGGTGTTTATCTTGAGTACCTATTTAAACTGAATAGCTTAACTGTGAATCTTGTCTGGTTGTTGGTCATGATTGTCGTTGGGGCGAGTTCGATTGTAGGCAAAGCGAACCTTCCCAAAAGACCGCTAATGCTCCCTCTCATCACAGGCTTAACGTGCAGCCTTTTTCCCCTACTCGCTGGCATAATCTTAGGCTTGGTAAAACCGGTCCCCTTCTACAACGCCCAGTACTTAATTCCTTTAGCTGGCATGCTGTTAGGGAACAGTTTGAGTAGTAATATTGTTGCTTTGCAAAACCTATTCACTGCGTTTGAACAACGAAAATCCGAGTACGAAGCCGCTATCTCACTTGGCGCTTCACCAAAATACGCGTCATTCCCTTTCCTTCAAGAAGCACTACGTAAGTCGCTTGCCCCAATCCTCGCCTCTATGGCAACAACAGGGTTAGTGACCCTTCCTGGGATGATGACAGGCCAAATCCTTGGTGGAGCTAGCCCAATGGTGGCAATTAAGTATCAATTGGTAATCATGTTGGCGATTTTCGTCATGCTAAGTGTGTCTGTTGCGATTACATTGGAAATGACATTGAGCTGTGTACAAACAAGAGAAGGTCGCGTGAAAGTTAAGTTTATCAACAAGGATTAA
- the focA gene encoding formate transporter FocA — protein MNFNQFDSLLPPQAAERAAEVGVGKATKAPMKSFLLAISAGLHIGIAFIFYTTVTTGAGDMPWGITRLIGGLAFSLGLILVVVTGGELFTSSVLTLVARASGKISWKALMKNWLVVYFGNMVGAILLVVCMLITKQYMFDGGQVGLNAMAISQHKLHHGFFQAIALGIMCNVLVCIAVWMTFSGRTLTDKIAVMILPVAMFVSAGFEHCIANMFQVPMAIGIKYFAPESFWQMTGANIADYADLNMVGFIMNNLIPVTIGNIIGGGVFVGMWYWMIYLRDEDKHLK, from the coding sequence ATGAACTTCAATCAGTTTGACTCACTCTTACCACCTCAGGCTGCTGAACGTGCCGCCGAAGTAGGTGTTGGCAAAGCGACTAAAGCCCCAATGAAGTCTTTTCTGCTCGCTATTTCAGCAGGTCTTCATATCGGTATCGCTTTCATTTTCTATACAACCGTTACCACTGGTGCGGGCGATATGCCTTGGGGTATTACTCGCTTAATCGGTGGTTTGGCTTTTAGTCTTGGTCTTATTCTAGTCGTGGTTACAGGTGGTGAGTTGTTTACCAGTTCTGTACTCACACTGGTTGCACGCGCAAGCGGCAAGATTTCATGGAAAGCCTTAATGAAGAATTGGCTGGTTGTGTACTTCGGTAACATGGTTGGCGCAATATTGCTGGTGGTATGTATGTTGATCACTAAGCAATATATGTTCGATGGTGGCCAAGTAGGTCTGAATGCGATGGCTATTTCTCAGCACAAACTGCATCATGGCTTCTTCCAAGCGATTGCGCTGGGCATCATGTGTAACGTTTTAGTTTGTATCGCGGTTTGGATGACCTTCAGTGGTCGTACGCTAACAGACAAAATTGCCGTTATGATTCTGCCTGTAGCGATGTTTGTATCAGCAGGTTTTGAACACTGTATTGCAAACATGTTCCAAGTGCCGATGGCGATTGGTATTAAATACTTCGCTCCAGAATCGTTCTGGCAAATGACAGGCGCGAATATCGCAGATTATGCAGATTTGAATATGGTTGGCTTTATTATGAACAATCTTATTCCTGTAACGATTGGCAATATCATTGGTGGCGGTGTCTTCGTAGGCATGTGGTATTGGATGATTTATCTACGCGATGAAGATAAGCACCTTAAATAG
- a CDS encoding TIGR02647 family protein: MKYSADHIAELNLLLQFDLTSAATGIKVHKEASEDMQAAVARLYEKQLCTQPDGGYLTDEGIEVAEHADKILRVLSAE, encoded by the coding sequence ATGAAATATTCAGCTGACCACATCGCCGAACTGAACCTACTTCTTCAATTCGACTTAACCAGTGCAGCTACGGGCATTAAAGTCCATAAAGAAGCTTCAGAAGACATGCAGGCAGCGGTTGCCCGCCTATACGAAAAACAACTATGCACTCAGCCTGATGGTGGTTATTTAACCGACGAAGGAATCGAAGTTGCAGAACATGCCGACAAGATCCTTCGAGTTCTTTCAGCAGAGTAA
- a CDS encoding PACE efflux transporter, translated as MARNERIFHAILFELFALAMIIPAASLVTGKGSSDLAVVGIGLSLYTVVWNYIYNLYFDKWFGSNREERSLMVRIGHTVGFEGGLIFITIPVIAWFLQITLLQALALEAGFLIFFLFYATGFNWVYDKVKPYGKMKKLIAQ; from the coding sequence ATGGCACGTAACGAACGTATCTTTCACGCTATCCTATTTGAGCTGTTTGCATTGGCGATGATTATCCCAGCGGCTTCACTTGTCACAGGGAAAGGCTCAAGCGATTTGGCTGTCGTTGGTATTGGGTTGAGCTTGTATACGGTAGTCTGGAATTACATTTACAATTTGTATTTTGACAAATGGTTTGGGTCAAACCGAGAAGAAAGAAGTTTAATGGTGCGTATTGGTCACACGGTTGGATTTGAAGGTGGGTTGATATTTATCACCATTCCGGTCATTGCGTGGTTCTTACAAATTACATTGCTGCAAGCACTCGCATTAGAAGCTGGATTCTTAATCTTCTTTTTGTTTTATGCAACTGGCTTTAATTGGGTTTATGACAAGGTCAAACCTTACGGCAAAATGAAAAAGCTGATCGCCCAATAA
- a CDS encoding LysR family transcriptional regulator, with product MFTIEQLQAFVATSEAGSFSAAARKLGRAQSVVSQHVMNMELDCGVDLFDRTGRYPKLTEKGHELLPYALATISQLDRLNNKASQLFSPHATQFILAVDEGIPLTNLPQALKNLEQQFPYIQVECLTGSSPDIIELVKSGRATTGIILSDLQMPQNIDYSNLGNIGFDVFVSSQHPLAKQKVRHIDELKQHRQLVIRSKNTDTSGLNQAVSPDIWYADNYYILLELANKGFGWCFLPNHLVLHAPNTLIKIGEEFTKLAWQVNIDLIQHQKWHSDPLHQQARLELQTLFES from the coding sequence ATGTTTACTATTGAACAACTACAGGCCTTTGTCGCAACTTCTGAAGCAGGATCTTTCTCTGCAGCTGCACGAAAACTTGGACGAGCTCAGTCCGTGGTAAGCCAACACGTGATGAACATGGAGCTCGATTGTGGCGTCGATCTGTTTGATAGAACAGGACGCTACCCAAAACTCACCGAAAAAGGCCATGAACTTTTGCCCTACGCGTTAGCCACCATCAGTCAACTCGACCGACTGAATAACAAAGCATCTCAATTGTTTTCACCACACGCGACGCAGTTTATTCTTGCGGTTGACGAAGGCATCCCACTGACTAACCTACCCCAAGCACTCAAAAATCTAGAGCAACAATTCCCATATATCCAAGTTGAGTGTTTAACAGGCTCCAGTCCAGATATCATCGAACTCGTTAAATCAGGTCGAGCAACCACCGGTATTATTCTCAGCGACTTACAAATGCCACAGAATATCGATTACTCAAACCTAGGTAATATCGGTTTTGACGTTTTTGTTTCTTCCCAGCATCCTTTAGCGAAACAAAAAGTGCGTCATATCGATGAGTTAAAGCAGCATAGACAACTGGTTATACGTTCAAAAAATACCGATACGAGCGGACTCAATCAGGCGGTTAGCCCAGATATCTGGTACGCTGATAATTATTACATCTTATTAGAACTGGCAAATAAGGGATTTGGTTGGTGTTTTCTTCCAAACCATTTGGTGTTACATGCACCCAATACGCTGATCAAAATTGGCGAAGAATTCACAAAACTGGCATGGCAAGTCAACATCGATCTGATACAACATCAGAAATGGCACTCCGATCCTCTACACCAACAAGCCAGATTAGAATTACAAACCCTGTTTGAATCTTAA
- a CDS encoding NAD(P)H-binding protein translates to MANTLIVGAGWLGTPLAQTLTDQGHQVIVTRRSQTRLDEFPIPSVQTALLDLNEPNSEQRLIDIIKQHHIERIVGAFPPGFRKGNGQEYAQQWHRLSKAVKVSSVEKILMVSSTTVYPNLAVDMKEEDATLALAQTKEHFSDNARIMLQAEQYVIDSGIDYAIVRCSGLIGSDRHPSRFALRLKQVSRKAPANMVHQNDAVAATAFALNQISNEVVNATTPNTVSKAEFYQAAITRSDLDIALPPVTETADKRILADKLIALGYQFQFNSTLDAL, encoded by the coding sequence ATGGCAAATACATTGATCGTCGGCGCAGGCTGGTTAGGCACACCACTTGCACAAACGCTTACTGACCAAGGACATCAAGTTATCGTCACTCGACGCAGCCAAACTCGATTGGATGAGTTTCCAATACCTTCCGTTCAAACTGCTCTGCTCGATCTCAATGAACCGAACTCTGAGCAGCGACTCATTGATATCATCAAACAGCACCATATCGAACGTATTGTCGGCGCTTTCCCTCCTGGCTTTCGTAAAGGAAATGGGCAAGAGTACGCACAGCAATGGCATCGCTTAAGTAAAGCGGTAAAAGTGAGTAGCGTTGAAAAGATTTTGATGGTCAGCTCAACGACGGTATACCCAAACCTAGCCGTCGATATGAAAGAAGAAGACGCCACATTGGCATTGGCCCAGACGAAAGAACACTTCTCTGACAACGCCCGCATTATGCTACAAGCTGAACAATACGTGATTGATTCCGGTATCGATTACGCCATCGTCCGTTGTAGTGGTTTAATCGGCTCTGACCGCCACCCTTCTCGCTTTGCACTGCGATTGAAACAAGTGAGCCGTAAAGCCCCTGCGAATATGGTGCATCAAAACGATGCTGTGGCGGCAACGGCTTTCGCTCTCAATCAAATCAGCAATGAAGTTGTAAACGCCACAACGCCGAATACCGTCAGCAAAGCCGAATTTTACCAAGCGGCCATTACAAGAAGTGATTTAGATATTGCCCTCCCACCAGTCACTGAAACTGCCGATAAACGAATCCTTGCTGACAAGCTTATTGCGCTTGGCTACCAGTTCCAATTCAACTCAACGCTGGATGCACTATGA
- a CDS encoding YdcF family protein encodes MKLYQHIETLWDYMQLKHDLKSADCLFVMCSNDLRVAEYAAKLYHQKLAPLIVFSGGEGRFTDGLFEKSEAETFAEIARIAGVPGESIVVETKSSNSGENVRFTEQLLIEKGISCDSLILVQKPFMERRAIATFEKQWQSSYSQLLVTSTAHPFFEYINEDMPLMMVLAALMEDFSRIKTYPEKGFQTEQEIPAHVESSYQALQEKFKFGLA; translated from the coding sequence ATGAAACTCTATCAACACATCGAAACCTTGTGGGACTACATGCAGCTCAAACATGACTTAAAATCGGCTGACTGCTTGTTTGTTATGTGCAGTAATGACCTGCGTGTTGCTGAATACGCCGCTAAGCTTTACCACCAAAAACTTGCGCCCTTGATTGTGTTTTCTGGAGGTGAAGGGCGATTTACAGATGGCTTGTTTGAGAAAAGCGAAGCCGAAACCTTTGCTGAAATTGCGAGAATCGCTGGCGTCCCAGGTGAGTCCATTGTTGTAGAGACAAAATCGAGCAACAGCGGCGAGAATGTTCGATTCACTGAACAGTTGTTGATAGAAAAAGGGATCAGCTGTGATTCTCTGATTCTAGTTCAGAAGCCATTTATGGAAAGACGCGCCATCGCCACTTTCGAAAAACAGTGGCAATCTTCATATTCACAACTACTAGTGACCTCAACCGCACATCCTTTCTTTGAATACATCAATGAAGACATGCCGTTGATGATGGTTTTAGCCGCGTTAATGGAAGATTTTTCTAGGATTAAAACCTACCCAGAAAAAGGCTTTCAAACCGAGCAAGAAATTCCTGCTCACGTTGAATCGTCTTATCAAGCACTGCAAGAAAAGTTTAAATTTGGTCTAGCGTAA
- a CDS encoding thymidine kinase, which yields MAQMYFYYSAMNAGKSTTLLQSSFNYQERGMTPVIFTAALDDRYGVGKVSSRIGLQSDAQLFRHDSNLYQEIAALNEVEKRHCILVDECQFLSKEQVYQLTEVVDKLHIPVLCYGLRTDFLGELFEGSKYLLSWADKLVELKTICHCGRKANMVIRTDESGVAIKEGDQVAIGGNDSYVSVCRQHYKEALGK from the coding sequence GTGGCTCAGATGTATTTCTATTACTCGGCAATGAACGCGGGTAAATCAACGACTCTTCTTCAATCTTCTTTCAACTACCAAGAGCGCGGTATGACGCCAGTGATTTTCACTGCGGCACTTGATGATCGCTACGGTGTTGGCAAGGTAAGTTCACGTATTGGTTTGCAATCAGACGCACAGCTGTTCCGTCATGATTCCAACCTATATCAAGAAATCGCTGCACTGAATGAAGTGGAAAAACGCCACTGTATTTTGGTTGATGAATGTCAGTTTTTGTCAAAAGAACAGGTTTACCAACTAACTGAGGTGGTTGATAAGCTTCATATTCCAGTACTTTGTTATGGCCTTCGTACCGATTTTCTTGGCGAACTTTTTGAAGGCAGCAAGTACCTATTGTCTTGGGCTGACAAATTGGTCGAATTAAAAACTATCTGTCACTGTGGCCGTAAAGCAAATATGGTGATTCGTACTGACGAAAGCGGCGTTGCTATCAAAGAAGGTGATCAAGTTGCTATTGGTGGGAATGACAGCTACGTATCGGTTTGTCGCCAGCACTACAAAGAAGCACTTGGCAAATAA
- the cysS gene encoding cysteine--tRNA ligase, translating to MLKIYNTLTRQKEEFKPITAGKVGMYVCGVTIYDLCHIGHGRTFVSFDVVSRYLRYLGYDLTFVRNITDIDDKIIKRATENGESCDSLTERLIGEMHADFDALNMKRPDVEPRATEFIAEIIELVEKLIERGFAYVADNGDVMFEVGQFNEYGKLSKQDLDQLQAGARVDIETAKRSPLDFVLWKMSKPGEPTWESPWGAGRPGWHIECSAMNSSILGNHFDIHGGGSDLQFPHHENEIAQSCCAHDTQYVNTWMHSGMVMVDREKMSKSLGNFFTIRDVLGHYDAETVRYFLMSGHYRSQLNYSEDNLNQARASLERLYTSLRGLDLNAAPAGGEEYVTRFTAAMNDDFNTPEAYSVLFDMAREVNRLKTENLEKASELGALMRELADVIGILHQDPEAFLKGDAGDDDEVAEIEALIKLRNDSRAAKDWANADMARDKLTEMGIVLEDGPEGTTWRRK from the coding sequence ATGTTAAAGATATATAACACACTGACAAGACAGAAAGAGGAATTCAAACCAATTACAGCCGGCAAAGTTGGCATGTATGTCTGTGGAGTTACCATTTACGATCTCTGTCACATTGGTCACGGTCGTACGTTTGTTTCTTTTGACGTTGTTTCTCGCTACCTTCGTTACCTAGGTTACGATCTAACATTTGTACGTAATATCACTGATATTGATGACAAAATCATCAAGCGTGCAACAGAAAATGGTGAGTCTTGTGATTCTCTGACTGAACGTTTAATCGGCGAAATGCATGCGGACTTTGATGCGCTAAACATGAAGCGTCCGGACGTTGAGCCTCGTGCAACTGAATTTATCGCAGAAATCATCGAATTGGTTGAAAAGCTAATCGAGCGTGGTTTTGCTTACGTTGCTGACAATGGCGATGTTATGTTCGAGGTTGGTCAGTTTAACGAATACGGTAAGCTTTCTAAGCAAGACCTTGATCAGCTGCAAGCAGGTGCTCGTGTTGACATCGAAACCGCTAAGCGCAGCCCGTTAGACTTCGTACTTTGGAAAATGTCTAAACCAGGTGAGCCAACATGGGAGTCGCCATGGGGCGCGGGTCGTCCAGGTTGGCATATCGAGTGTTCAGCAATGAACTCTTCAATCCTAGGTAACCATTTCGATATTCATGGCGGCGGTTCTGACCTTCAGTTCCCACACCACGAGAACGAAATCGCGCAATCATGCTGCGCTCATGACACGCAATACGTGAACACATGGATGCACAGCGGCATGGTAATGGTAGATCGTGAGAAGATGTCTAAGTCTCTAGGTAACTTCTTTACTATTCGTGACGTTCTAGGTCATTACGATGCTGAGACAGTTCGTTACTTCCTTATGTCTGGTCACTACCGTAGCCAGCTAAACTACAGTGAAGATAACCTAAACCAAGCACGCGCGTCTCTTGAGCGTCTATACACATCTCTACGTGGTCTGGATCTAAATGCTGCACCAGCGGGCGGTGAAGAGTACGTAACTCGCTTTACTGCGGCGATGAACGATGACTTCAACACACCTGAAGCTTACTCAGTGCTGTTTGACATGGCGCGTGAAGTAAACCGTCTGAAGACAGAAAACCTAGAGAAAGCGAGCGAGTTAGGTGCGCTAATGCGTGAACTGGCTGACGTGATCGGTATTCTTCACCAAGATCCAGAAGCATTCCTAAAAGGCGATGCAGGCGACGACGATGAAGTGGCTGAAATCGAAGCACTAATTAAGCTACGTAACGACTCTCGTGCAGCAAAAGACTGGGCTAACGCAGATATGGCTCGTGACAAGCTGACGGAAATGGGCATTGTTCTGGAAGATGGTCCAGAAGGCACAACGTGGCGTCGTAAATAG
- a CDS encoding peptidylprolyl isomerase, with protein sequence MITLHTNFGDIKIQLNEDKAPETSANFLQYCRDGFYDNTLFHRVIDGFMIQGGGMESGLREKASRAPIKNEANNGLSNKVGTLAMARTMEPHSASSQFFINVNNNTFLDFRSESLDGWGYCVFGEVIEGMDIVNKIKGVSTGSYGMHQDVPLEDVTITGTTIEE encoded by the coding sequence ATGATCACCCTTCACACTAATTTTGGTGACATCAAGATTCAACTAAACGAAGATAAAGCGCCAGAAACAAGCGCAAACTTCCTTCAATACTGCCGCGACGGTTTCTACGACAACACACTTTTCCACCGTGTTATTGATGGCTTCATGATCCAAGGCGGCGGTATGGAGTCTGGTCTACGTGAAAAAGCGTCACGTGCACCTATCAAGAACGAAGCAAACAACGGTCTTAGCAACAAAGTGGGTACACTTGCTATGGCACGTACTATGGAGCCGCATTCAGCAAGCTCTCAGTTCTTCATCAACGTAAACAACAACACGTTCCTAGACTTCCGTAGCGAAAGCCTAGATGGTTGGGGTTACTGTGTATTCGGTGAAGTAATCGAAGGCATGGACATCGTAAACAAGATCAAAGGCGTTAGCACTGGCTCTTACGGCATGCACCAAGATGTACCTCTAGAAGACGTAACGATCACTGGTACAACAATCGAAGAGTAA
- the lpxH gene encoding UDP-2,3-diacylglucosamine diphosphatase: MTTLFISDLHLAPSRPDITECFETFMRTEAIKAEALYVLGDLFEFWVGDDDNTPFADQIRAEFKTLTDMGVPVYFIQGNRDFLLGKRFCKETGITLLDDVCTIDLYGQKAVILHGDTLCIDDIKYQEFRKTVHKPWLQWLFNRIPWFVKKRIVSKVQSDIRDDKKTKSLDIMDVNQGEVEHVLSQNCVNLMIHGHTHRPNTHFFELNGVKTTRIVLGDWYTQGSVLQVNSGGFDLQTRPFHTEMK; this comes from the coding sequence ATGACGACATTATTTATATCTGATCTTCACCTCGCCCCTTCCCGTCCGGACATTACCGAATGCTTCGAGACTTTTATGCGAACAGAAGCCATCAAGGCTGAAGCCCTGTACGTACTTGGTGACTTATTCGAATTCTGGGTTGGCGATGATGATAACACCCCTTTTGCAGACCAAATCCGTGCGGAATTTAAAACGCTAACGGATATGGGCGTCCCTGTTTATTTTATCCAAGGTAACCGAGACTTCTTATTGGGCAAACGCTTTTGTAAGGAAACGGGCATTACATTACTCGATGACGTATGCACGATTGATCTTTACGGCCAAAAAGCCGTCATTTTGCACGGCGACACCCTTTGCATTGACGACATCAAATACCAAGAGTTTCGCAAGACGGTTCACAAACCTTGGTTACAATGGCTTTTTAATCGTATTCCATGGTTTGTTAAAAAAAGAATTGTCTCTAAAGTTCAATCGGATATTCGCGATGACAAAAAGACTAAGTCTCTCGATATCATGGATGTGAATCAAGGTGAAGTTGAACACGTGCTGTCTCAGAATTGCGTCAACCTGATGATTCATGGGCACACTCATCGCCCAAATACACATTTTTTCGAGCTAAATGGTGTTAAAACCACTCGCATTGTCTTAGGTGATTGGTATACCCAAGGTTCAGTTTTACAAGTAAATTCTGGTGGTTTTGACCTTCAAACACGGCCGTTTCACACAGAAATGAAGTAA
- a CDS encoding EAL and HDOD domain-containing protein, whose product MKYSYVARQPILDREKRTIGYELLFRDGPKNTFPEVEPELATSRLLSDHFLSTHYSTLGDKLGFVNFPYQSLVNLVPTLFPNESLVVEVLEDCEPTDELLNAIKHLHASGYRVALDDFVPTKAWKRFLPYVAIIKFDIRLVPIDKAAIYIQALSHFDIDFLAEKVETYEEFEQAMDAGFNYFQGYFFSKPEMIQKKRLNPAFLTVIQLCKEIADKPINFNEVERLFSIDVTLSYKLLTYVNSGYTLTTKIKSFRQALVYLGEERLRRFISLVAIASVHEDKPDSLYSLAIQRARMCEILLSQMKTKYDPGQAFLTGMFSLLGSLLDQPLEDVISDIPVDEEIKHALTGHKGVLGYLLSMIIAYEKADWVTTEKYCSALKLTEPQLAKAFNQSTAWAQELLSQTP is encoded by the coding sequence TTGAAGTATTCATACGTAGCTCGCCAACCGATTCTGGATAGAGAAAAACGTACCATTGGGTACGAGCTTCTCTTTCGTGACGGTCCGAAAAATACCTTCCCAGAAGTAGAACCTGAGCTGGCTACTAGTCGACTTCTATCTGATCATTTCCTATCAACGCACTACAGCACACTGGGCGATAAACTTGGCTTTGTTAACTTTCCCTACCAAAGCTTAGTTAACCTTGTACCAACTTTATTCCCAAATGAATCCTTAGTGGTTGAAGTTCTCGAAGACTGTGAACCGACGGATGAGTTGTTGAATGCAATTAAACACCTTCATGCTTCTGGCTATCGCGTAGCGTTAGATGACTTTGTTCCAACCAAAGCTTGGAAACGCTTCTTACCTTATGTCGCTATCATCAAATTCGACATTCGCTTAGTGCCAATAGACAAGGCCGCCATTTATATTCAAGCCCTGTCTCATTTTGATATTGATTTCTTGGCCGAGAAAGTTGAAACCTATGAAGAATTCGAGCAAGCAATGGACGCGGGTTTTAACTACTTTCAAGGGTACTTTTTTAGCAAACCAGAAATGATTCAGAAAAAACGCCTCAATCCAGCGTTTTTAACGGTGATTCAGTTGTGTAAAGAAATTGCCGACAAGCCGATTAACTTTAACGAAGTCGAGCGTTTATTCTCTATCGACGTCACGCTGTCGTACAAGCTGCTGACTTATGTCAATTCTGGCTACACGCTCACCACTAAGATCAAATCTTTCCGTCAAGCATTGGTTTATCTAGGCGAAGAACGTTTAAGACGCTTTATCTCTCTTGTTGCGATTGCTTCGGTACATGAAGACAAGCCTGACTCTCTATACTCATTAGCGATTCAACGCGCACGTATGTGTGAGATTTTGTTGAGCCAAATGAAAACCAAATATGACCCAGGTCAGGCATTTCTTACTGGAATGTTTTCACTGTTAGGCTCTCTCCTCGACCAACCTCTTGAAGATGTCATCAGTGATATCCCTGTCGATGAAGAAATTAAACATGCCTTAACTGGACACAAAGGTGTTTTGGGTTACCTTCTCTCAATGATCATCGCTTATGAGAAAGCGGATTGGGTAACGACAGAGAAATATTGTAGCGCGCTCAAACTTACCGAACCACAACTCGCTAAAGCGTTCAACCAATCAACAGCATGGGCTCAAGAACTGCTGTCCCAAACGCCCTAA